Proteins encoded by one window of Bacillus sp. DTU_2020_1000418_1_SI_GHA_SEK_038:
- the qcrB gene encoding menaquinol-cytochrome c reductase cytochrome b subunit, translating into MLNKIYDWVDERLDITPLWRDIADHEVPEHVNPAHHFSAFVYCFGGLTFFVTVIQILSGMFLTMYYVPDIKNAWESVYYLQNHVAFGQIVRGMHHWGASLVIVMMFLHTLRVFFQGAYKKPRELNWVVGVLIFFVMLALGLTGYLLPWDMKALFATKVTMQIIESTPLIGMQLKTLIAGDPEIVGAQTITRFFAIHVFFLPAALFGLMAAHFVMIRKQGISGPL; encoded by the coding sequence TTGTTAAACAAAATTTATGATTGGGTAGATGAACGTTTAGATATTACGCCTTTATGGCGCGACATCGCGGACCATGAAGTGCCTGAGCACGTAAACCCGGCACACCATTTTTCTGCATTCGTTTACTGCTTTGGCGGTTTAACGTTCTTCGTTACTGTTATCCAAATCTTGTCTGGAATGTTCTTAACGATGTATTATGTTCCAGATATCAAAAATGCATGGGAATCTGTATATTACTTGCAAAACCATGTTGCTTTTGGACAAATTGTCCGTGGAATGCATCACTGGGGAGCAAGCCTAGTCATTGTAATGATGTTCTTACATACGCTTCGTGTTTTCTTCCAAGGTGCTTATAAGAAGCCGCGTGAGTTAAACTGGGTTGTTGGAGTACTTATTTTCTTCGTTATGCTAGCACTTGGATTAACTGGCTATTTATTGCCTTGGGATATGAAAGCATTATTTGCAACAAAAGTTACAATGCAAATTATTGAATCAACTCCACTTATTGGTATGCAATTAAAAACGCTAATTGCAGGAGATCCGGAAATTGTCGGTGCTCAAACGATTACCCGCTTCTTCGCGATTCACGTATTCTTCTTGCCTGCAGCCTTATTCGGGTTAATGGCAGCACACTTTGTAATGATTCGTAAACAAGGTATTTCAGGTCCATTGTAA
- a CDS encoding ubiquinol-cytochrome c reductase iron-sulfur subunit yields MSKNRVSRRQFLSYTLTGVGGFMAAGMLMPMVRFAIDPVLQAKAESDFIPTKQKVAEITEVPTRVDFTFEQQDAWYTSDVSGTAWVYKDEKDEIVALSPVCKHLGCVVDWDTDKSNPNHFYCPCHGGLYTKDGTNVPGTPPFASLDVYPYIEKDGFLYLGKAEPKKGA; encoded by the coding sequence ATGAGCAAAAATCGTGTATCTAGACGTCAATTCCTTAGTTATACTCTAACTGGTGTAGGCGGTTTCATGGCTGCAGGTATGTTAATGCCTATGGTTCGTTTTGCGATTGACCCAGTATTGCAAGCGAAAGCTGAAAGTGATTTCATTCCAACTAAACAAAAAGTTGCTGAAATTACCGAGGTTCCAACTCGGGTTGACTTTACATTTGAACAGCAGGATGCTTGGTATACTTCAGACGTATCTGGTACAGCATGGGTTTACAAAGACGAAAAAGATGAAATTGTTGCTTTATCGCCTGTATGTAAACATTTGGGGTGTGTAGTTGACTGGGATACTGACAAGTCTAATCCGAATCATTTCTACTGTCCATGTCATGGCGGTCTTTATACAAAGGATGGTACGAACGTTCCTGGAACTCCGCCATTTGCATCGCTTGACGTATATCCTTACATTGAAAAAGACGGTTTCCTATACTTAGGAAAAGCTGAGCCGAAAAAGGGGGCGTAA
- a CDS encoding YpiF family protein — protein sequence MKWISQDIDKFLQSKEYVDTAVIPLLPVSLGNDMKQSASMSEFISLLSVQLERQFRGRVMMLPGYSYLKSASADKLSGDIKFWENELFANGFKHVFHVTSDSSWKSMEDQLDGSLIWLPSIPLEHMDERNRNTILEDQVKQLLNLFMQKWQNAE from the coding sequence ATGAAGTGGATTTCCCAGGATATTGATAAGTTTCTTCAGTCAAAGGAGTATGTGGATACGGCAGTAATCCCGTTGCTTCCTGTCTCCCTCGGCAATGATATGAAACAATCAGCTTCGATGAGTGAGTTTATTTCTTTACTTAGTGTTCAGCTAGAAAGACAGTTTAGGGGCAGGGTTATGATGCTGCCAGGATATTCTTATCTTAAATCAGCATCAGCGGACAAGCTTAGTGGAGATATAAAGTTTTGGGAGAATGAATTGTTTGCTAATGGTTTTAAGCATGTTTTTCATGTCACCTCTGACAGCAGCTGGAAGTCAATGGAAGATCAACTCGATGGAAGTTTAATTTGGCTGCCATCGATTCCACTTGAGCATATGGATGAGCGGAATCGAAATACAATACTTGAGGATCAAGTAAAACAGCTATTAAATCTGTTTATGCAAAAATGGCAAAACGCTGAATAA
- a CDS encoding ReoY family proteolytic degradation factor, whose amino-acid sequence MSAPVSVNEKKDFIRWFLNHYQLKRRECVWILNYLMSHDQLMEKVHFVEHAQYCPKGLIMSTHCVDEVPFRFYKENVMTTDAEKSFHDIRLNREEDIFIQLNFHASNKAHQYAAVLEENPFLPNKMEISEKDKMVAEKFLCDSIKKFQRESLLKKIDEALDNQDESAFIQLTEELRKLKP is encoded by the coding sequence ATGTCAGCCCCTGTATCTGTCAACGAGAAAAAAGATTTTATTCGCTGGTTTCTAAACCATTATCAATTAAAGAGACGGGAATGTGTATGGATTCTTAACTATTTAATGAGCCACGATCAGTTAATGGAAAAAGTTCATTTTGTTGAGCATGCACAGTATTGTCCGAAAGGATTAATCATGTCAACTCATTGTGTTGACGAAGTCCCGTTTCGATTCTACAAGGAAAATGTCATGACGACTGATGCAGAGAAATCTTTTCACGACATACGGCTTAATCGTGAGGAGGATATCTTTATCCAGTTAAATTTTCACGCATCCAATAAAGCCCATCAATATGCGGCTGTTTTGGAGGAGAATCCATTTTTACCGAATAAAATGGAAATTAGTGAAAAGGATAAAATGGTTGCTGAAAAGTTCCTTTGCGACAGCATAAAGAAATTCCAAAGAGAGAGCCTTCTTAAAAAAATTGATGAGGCTTTGGATAATCAAGACGAATCAGCTTTCATCCAATTAACTGAAGAACTAAGAAAATTAAAGCCTTAA
- a CDS encoding tetratricopeptide repeat protein — MEKISEIIKLLESGQHEEALIHYQSILLNGSHEERFVLGEELLHYGFLEEAKKLFERLLESYPEEGELLVLLAETHIDLGEEDEAILVLEKVQEEDPSFPQSLLLLADLYQMEGLYEVSEQKLLKAKKILPKEVIVDFALGELYAEQGRFLEAAKIYGQVLKTDEIIAGVNVNQRLAEVLSVGGAFEEALPYYEKAMEDKLEINTLFSYAFTALQAGYNRTAIEKFNELKELDPEYHSLYINLSKAYEREEELENSFNAIKMGIQYDEYNKELYLYGGKLALKVGKEQEAENLLREALALDPEYIEAGASLTKFFLRQERYKDVLEITELLSDFEEEEPQLIWDSALAHHQLEEYSLALNKYNRAYTFFKEEPDFLIDYGNFLIEEGKSTEAAEVFSKLVKIEPGIIEYQEILQRLLEQ, encoded by the coding sequence ATGGAAAAAATTAGTGAGATTATTAAGTTGCTTGAAAGCGGTCAACATGAAGAAGCATTGATCCATTATCAAAGCATTTTATTAAATGGGTCACATGAAGAAAGATTTGTTCTAGGTGAGGAATTGCTGCACTACGGATTTCTGGAAGAAGCAAAAAAACTATTTGAAAGACTGCTTGAATCTTATCCGGAAGAGGGAGAACTGCTTGTCCTTTTAGCAGAAACCCATATTGACCTCGGGGAAGAGGATGAAGCAATCCTTGTTCTTGAAAAAGTACAAGAGGAAGATCCAAGTTTCCCGCAATCGTTATTGCTGCTTGCAGACCTTTATCAAATGGAAGGTTTATATGAGGTGAGTGAACAAAAGCTGTTAAAAGCAAAAAAGATCTTACCTAAAGAGGTTATTGTTGATTTTGCACTTGGAGAGCTTTACGCAGAACAAGGCAGGTTTCTCGAGGCTGCGAAAATCTATGGACAAGTCCTTAAAACGGATGAAATCATCGCGGGCGTGAATGTTAATCAAAGGCTGGCTGAGGTTCTCAGCGTGGGAGGAGCATTCGAGGAGGCTTTGCCATACTATGAAAAAGCAATGGAGGATAAACTTGAAATTAATACGCTGTTTAGCTATGCATTTACAGCATTGCAGGCAGGATATAATAGAACAGCAATCGAAAAGTTTAATGAATTAAAGGAGCTTGATCCCGAATATCATTCATTATATATCAATCTTTCCAAGGCTTACGAGCGTGAAGAGGAATTAGAAAACAGCTTTAATGCGATTAAGATGGGAATTCAATATGACGAATATAATAAAGAGCTTTATTTATATGGCGGTAAACTTGCGCTAAAGGTAGGCAAGGAACAGGAAGCGGAAAATTTATTAAGAGAGGCGCTTGCACTTGACCCAGAATATATTGAAGCAGGGGCCAGTTTAACAAAGTTTTTTCTAAGGCAGGAAAGATATAAGGATGTTTTGGAAATTACGGAATTGTTAAGTGATTTTGAGGAAGAGGAGCCGCAACTTATTTGGGATTCAGCCTTAGCCCATCACCAGCTTGAAGAATATTCATTGGCATTAAACAAATACAATCGTGCATATACTTTCTTTAAGGAAGAGCCGGATTTTCTAATAGATTACGGAAATTTTTTAATTGAGGAAGGAAAAAGCACTGAGGCTGCCGAAGTTTTTAGTAAATTAGTGAAAATTGAACCAGGCATCATTGAATATCAGGAAATATTACAAAGACTTTTGGAACAATGA